From the Nitratidesulfovibrio sp. genome, one window contains:
- the topA gene encoding type I DNA topoisomerase — MGKDLIIVESPAKVKTIKKFLGGNYAVHASVGHVRDLPTSELGVDEANGFAPRYQVIDGKQKVVSALKEAAAKADNVYLAPDPDREGEAIAWHVAELIRDKNQNIRRIQFNEITARAVKEALDNPRELNRNLFDAQQARRVLDRLVGYKLSPLLWKKVKRGISAGRVQSVALRLIVDRETERRAFNPEEYWLFRARLAGATPPPFRADLHKLHGKKPAIGSAEDAAAVEAAMQGQPFVITGIDEKERQRQPQPPFITSTIQQSASQRLGYSAKRTMNIAQRLYEGVELGEAGTVALITYMRTDSVRIADEARDAAREFIAATWGDDHLPAKPRQFKTKGGAQDAHEAIRPVDVSVTPDSVRHLLPPDQFQLYRLVWQRFVASQMAAARFHDTTVTIACGPVEWRAKGERLLFPGFLAASPQKEAQEGEEVAEGDLPKLSVGEELTALSVEKEQKFTQPPARYTEASLVRELEERGIGRPSTYAAIISTLLDRDYTRLEEKHFAPTDLGAVVCDLLAGHFTTLMDVDFTAQMEGSLDKVAEGELDWVKLLEDFTGGFNPVLERASQAMDTVKGGLPSGIDCEVCGKPMVIKFGKAGTFLACSGYPTCRNTKNFTRDEKGNIQVEQKLREEPEKVGTCPQCGGDLVLKKARTGSRFIACTKYPDCTYTAPFSTGVPCPREGCEGVLVEKSSKRGKIFYSCSAYPKCDYALWDWPVPGPCPDCNSPLLVIKNTRARGRHIACPEKTCKYSRDLDEDGGGEE, encoded by the coding sequence ATGGGCAAGGACCTGATCATCGTCGAATCCCCCGCCAAGGTGAAGACCATCAAGAAATTCCTTGGCGGCAACTACGCCGTGCATGCCAGCGTGGGCCACGTGCGCGACCTGCCCACCAGCGAACTGGGCGTCGACGAGGCCAACGGCTTTGCCCCCCGCTACCAGGTCATAGACGGCAAGCAGAAGGTGGTTTCCGCCCTCAAGGAAGCCGCCGCCAAGGCCGACAACGTCTACCTTGCGCCCGACCCCGACCGCGAGGGAGAGGCCATTGCCTGGCACGTGGCGGAACTGATCCGCGACAAGAACCAGAACATCCGGCGCATCCAGTTCAACGAAATCACCGCCCGCGCGGTAAAGGAAGCGCTGGACAATCCGCGCGAACTGAACCGCAACCTGTTCGACGCCCAGCAGGCCCGCCGCGTGCTGGACCGGCTGGTGGGCTACAAGCTTTCCCCCCTGCTGTGGAAGAAGGTGAAGCGCGGCATTTCCGCCGGGCGCGTGCAGTCCGTGGCCCTGCGCCTGATCGTGGACCGCGAGACCGAGCGCCGTGCCTTCAACCCCGAGGAATACTGGCTGTTCCGCGCGCGCCTGGCCGGGGCCACCCCGCCCCCCTTCCGGGCCGACCTGCACAAGCTGCACGGCAAGAAGCCCGCTATCGGCAGCGCCGAAGACGCCGCCGCCGTGGAAGCGGCCATGCAGGGCCAGCCCTTCGTCATCACCGGCATCGACGAAAAGGAACGCCAGCGCCAGCCGCAGCCCCCGTTCATCACCTCTACCATCCAGCAGTCGGCCAGCCAGCGGCTGGGGTATTCGGCCAAGCGCACCATGAACATCGCCCAGCGCCTGTACGAAGGCGTGGAACTGGGCGAGGCGGGCACCGTGGCCCTGATCACCTACATGCGTACCGACTCCGTGCGCATTGCGGACGAGGCGCGCGACGCGGCGCGCGAATTCATCGCCGCCACCTGGGGCGACGATCACCTGCCCGCCAAGCCCCGCCAGTTCAAGACCAAGGGCGGCGCGCAGGACGCGCATGAAGCCATCCGGCCCGTTGACGTAAGCGTGACGCCCGATTCGGTGCGCCACCTGCTGCCGCCGGACCAGTTCCAGCTGTACCGGCTGGTGTGGCAGCGCTTTGTGGCCTCGCAGATGGCGGCGGCGCGCTTTCACGACACCACGGTAACCATTGCCTGCGGCCCCGTCGAATGGCGGGCCAAGGGCGAACGGCTGCTGTTCCCCGGCTTTCTGGCCGCGTCCCCCCAGAAGGAGGCGCAGGAAGGCGAGGAAGTGGCCGAAGGCGACCTGCCCAAGCTTTCCGTGGGCGAGGAACTGACCGCCCTTTCCGTGGAAAAGGAACAGAAGTTCACCCAGCCCCCGGCCCGCTACACCGAAGCATCGCTGGTGCGCGAACTGGAAGAGCGCGGCATAGGCCGCCCGTCCACTTACGCGGCCATCATCTCCACCCTGCTCGACCGCGACTACACCCGGCTGGAGGAAAAGCACTTTGCCCCCACCGATCTCGGGGCCGTGGTGTGCGACCTTTTGGCCGGGCACTTCACCACCCTGATGGACGTGGACTTCACCGCGCAGATGGAAGGATCGCTGGACAAGGTGGCCGAAGGCGAACTGGACTGGGTGAAGCTGCTGGAAGACTTCACCGGCGGGTTCAACCCCGTGCTGGAACGCGCTTCCCAGGCCATGGATACCGTGAAGGGCGGCCTGCCCAGCGGCATAGACTGCGAAGTGTGCGGCAAGCCCATGGTCATCAAGTTCGGCAAGGCAGGCACCTTCCTGGCCTGCTCCGGCTACCCGACCTGCCGCAACACCAAGAACTTCACCCGCGACGAAAAGGGCAACATCCAGGTCGAGCAGAAGCTGCGCGAAGAGCCGGAAAAGGTGGGCACCTGTCCGCAATGCGGCGGCGACCTGGTGCTGAAGAAGGCCCGTACCGGCAGCCGGTTCATCGCCTGCACCAAGTACCCGGACTGCACCTATACCGCACCCTTCTCCACCGGCGTGCCCTGCCCGCGCGAAGGGTGCGAGGGCGTGCTGGTGGAAAAAAGCTCCAAGCGTGGCAAGATATTCTATTCGTGCAGCGCCTACCCCAAGTGCGACTACGCCCTGTGGGACTGGCCCGTGCCCGGTCCGTGCCCGGACTGCAATTCGCCCCTGCTGGTGATCAAGAACACCCGCGCCCGGGGCCGCCACATCGCCTGTCCGGAAAAGACCTGCAAGTATTCCCGCGATCTGGACGAGGACGGCGGCGGCGAGGAATAG
- a CDS encoding M48 family metallopeptidase: MQSFVNDRDMIRYAERDMSRGMGQSPHGPARGFLRMAGLALCVLLLGLAGCAKAPYTGRSQLIMYSEADEAKMGLAAMQQVLKKEREVTGTAESARVERVGRRIAAVAERPQYRWEFHTIEKDVVNAFCLPGGKVAVYTGLLDLADTDAELAAVVGHEVAHALARHSNEKMSRARMVQVGQLAAMVGVAAASGSSQAAQAVGDGYAGAMNMAVMLPNSREMEYEADHIGLLLMAKAGYDPHAAIEFWQKMLKQAGGKGKSDFMSTHPTEAKRIDALRAMLPEAMRYYRPRDDGASGSSGGSSGGTAGENAGGKARGAGTGPGGAALAGK, translated from the coding sequence ATGCAATCGTTCGTCAATGACAGGGATATGATCCGGTATGCGGAACGGGACATGAGCCGGGGTATGGGCCAAAGCCCGCATGGCCCCGCGCGCGGTTTCCTCCGCATGGCGGGTCTTGCGCTGTGCGTGCTGCTGCTGGGGCTCGCCGGGTGCGCCAAGGCCCCCTACACCGGGCGCAGCCAGCTGATCATGTATTCCGAGGCGGACGAGGCCAAGATGGGCCTTGCCGCCATGCAGCAGGTGCTGAAGAAGGAAAGGGAGGTCACCGGCACGGCGGAATCCGCCCGCGTGGAGCGGGTGGGCCGACGCATTGCCGCCGTGGCCGAACGCCCCCAGTACCGCTGGGAATTCCACACCATAGAGAAGGACGTGGTCAACGCCTTCTGCCTGCCCGGCGGCAAGGTGGCCGTGTACACCGGACTGCTGGACCTTGCCGACACCGACGCCGAACTGGCCGCCGTGGTGGGGCACGAGGTGGCCCATGCCCTTGCCCGGCACAGCAACGAGAAGATGAGCCGGGCGCGCATGGTGCAGGTGGGCCAGCTGGCCGCCATGGTGGGCGTGGCCGCTGCCAGCGGCTCGTCGCAGGCGGCGCAGGCCGTGGGCGACGGCTACGCCGGGGCCATGAACATGGCCGTCATGCTGCCCAACAGCCGCGAAATGGAGTACGAGGCCGACCACATCGGGCTGCTGCTCATGGCCAAGGCCGGGTACGACCCGCATGCGGCCATCGAATTCTGGCAGAAGATGCTCAAGCAGGCGGGCGGCAAGGGCAAGTCGGACTTCATGTCCACCCACCCCACGGAAGCCAAGCGCATCGACGCGCTACGGGCCATGCTGCCAGAGGCCATGCGCTACTACCGTCCGCGTGATGACGGGGCCTCTGGAAGTTCCGGCGGAAGTTCCGGCGGAACCGCCGGGGAGAATGCGGGCGGCAAGGCCCGTGGTGCCGGTACCGGCCCTGGTGGCGCCGCCCTCGCCGGAAAGTAG